A genome region from Streptomyces antimycoticus includes the following:
- a CDS encoding succinate dehydrogenase hydrophobic membrane anchor subunit, with protein MSAETTTPASDAVSAYDVDHPAPVIEPPRARTRKTPRATRTNFEMYGWLFMRLSGVLLVVLVLGHLLIQLVLDGGVTKIGFAFVAGRWASPFWQAWDLIMLWLATLHGANGLRTIINDYAERDNTRLWLKALLYTAAGFTIVLGTLVIFTFDPNIR; from the coding sequence ATGTCCGCCGAGACCACCACCCCCGCGAGCGACGCGGTCAGCGCGTACGACGTGGATCATCCGGCCCCGGTCATCGAGCCGCCGCGGGCCCGTACCCGCAAGACGCCCAGGGCGACCCGTACGAACTTCGAGATGTACGGCTGGCTCTTCATGCGCCTGTCCGGCGTCCTGCTGGTCGTCCTGGTCCTGGGACATCTGCTGATCCAGCTGGTGCTGGACGGCGGTGTCACCAAGATCGGCTTCGCCTTCGTGGCCGGCCGCTGGGCCTCGCCGTTCTGGCAGGCATGGGATCTGATCATGCTCTGGCTCGCCACGCTGCACGGCGCGAACGGCCTGCGCACGATCATCAACGACTACGCGGAGCGGGACAACACCCGCCTGTGGCTGAAGGCGCTGCTCTACACGGCGGCAGGATTCACCATCGTGCTCGGCACTCTGGTGATCTTCACCTTCGACCCGAACATCCGCTAG